The following coding sequences are from one Nymphalis io chromosome 17, ilAglIoxx1.1, whole genome shotgun sequence window:
- the LOC126775035 gene encoding uncharacterized protein LOC126775035 isoform X1, translating into MNIPEIKPYEELAVDTLVSVMNRAKETLGERQTLKQLANSRDVMTPHVKVHLTTLECPLVITSEQLLKQTIEKKWRLTETFMYHLKYMGSSKDECSQYYYFEAVFSQPTAAYPIPQATASVFFRVEDKHIEPLESRGVPLMTFRIEGHRLDHDVRFETLIADWILAVIKMKIIFFKRIESLRLF; encoded by the exons ATGAATATACCAGAAATAAAACCATACGAAGAACTAGCGGTGGACACATTGGTGTCCGTAATGAACAGAGCAAAGGAAACGCTTGGAGAGCGACAGACTTTGAAACAGCTAGCCA acagCCGTGACGTCATGACGCCTCATGTTAAGGTCCACCTCACAACGTTGGAGTGTCCATTGGTGATCACAAGTGAACAGCTCCTCAAGCAAACTATAGAGAAAAAATGGCGCTTGACGGAAACGTTTATGTACCACCTCAAATACATGGGTAGTTCAAAGGACGAGTGTTCACAGTATTACTATTTTGAG GCAGTGTTCAGCCAGCCCACCGCTGCCTATCCAATACCTCAAGCAACTGCATCAGTATTCTTCAGAGTTGAAGATAAGCACATCGAGCCATTGGAAAGCAGAGGCGTTCCCTTA ATGACGTTCAGAATCGAAGGTCACCGGTTGGATCATGACGTTCGCTTCGAAACTCTAATAGCTGATTGGATACTCGCCgtcattaaaatgaaaataatttttttcaagagAATCGAGAGCTTAAGACTTttctaa
- the LOC126775035 gene encoding uncharacterized protein LOC126775035 isoform X2: protein MNIPEIKPYEELAVDTLVSVMNRAKETLGERQTLKQLANSRDVMTPHVKVHLTTLECPLVITSEQLLKQTIEKKWRLTETFMYHLKYMGSSKDECSQYYYFEAVFSQPTAAYPIPQATASVFFRVEDKHIEPLESRGVPLVSPGTCYYGPDCSNLP, encoded by the exons ATGAATATACCAGAAATAAAACCATACGAAGAACTAGCGGTGGACACATTGGTGTCCGTAATGAACAGAGCAAAGGAAACGCTTGGAGAGCGACAGACTTTGAAACAGCTAGCCA acagCCGTGACGTCATGACGCCTCATGTTAAGGTCCACCTCACAACGTTGGAGTGTCCATTGGTGATCACAAGTGAACAGCTCCTCAAGCAAACTATAGAGAAAAAATGGCGCTTGACGGAAACGTTTATGTACCACCTCAAATACATGGGTAGTTCAAAGGACGAGTGTTCACAGTATTACTATTTTGAG GCAGTGTTCAGCCAGCCCACCGCTGCCTATCCAATACCTCAAGCAACTGCATCAGTATTCTTCAGAGTTGAAGATAAGCACATCGAGCCATTGGAAAGCAGAGGCGTTCCCTTA GTATCCCCCGGTACGTGTTATTACGGACCAGACTGCTCCAACTTACCATGA